The genomic DNA tgtatctttattatccttacAAGTTGCTTCAAAATGCCAAATGTAACATTTTAAATTATCACTCCAtgtcttattccggaatagggttaATCCAATGCACCCTTTGTCTCTAAGTCACAGATCTGGGGCCAAGGTTCAGCAGTGTTTACACCTGCAGAACTTGATTACCGTCTCCTCCCACTGGTTGTGCGGCTCGCAGAAGATTAAGAAttatataatagtaataataatgcaataactttattaacaaattctTAAACAATCTTAAATTTGCAATATAAAATCTACTAAAAtggtaaaaatgaaaattattcacAATCTTAATCCTTATAACTattaaaaaattccaaaaagttCACTCCAAGAGCATCAAATAAAGAATGGGAAAAATTAATATACTTTAAAAAATGCTTGTATCCACAAAATGACATCAATAAAGTGTCCCAAATATTACATTATGGCTCCTTCTTGGATTTCAATGTCAATATCAATGTTCTTAAAATCACCAATggcttataataataataataataataataataataataataataataataataataataataataagtgattatcattgttattgttattattatataattattttgttgttgtgagCTCTCACTTAGTTGAAGCTTCCTATGTTGTGATTGTCACTCACTGATGTCCTTCATTAATATCCATTTTATCCTTTGTTCTATAAAATATTATTGTTCTCAGTTGAAGTGTAATAAATGAATAAGTGAAGATGCCATGATCCCCCATACACAAATGTAAGGCAAAAAAAGAGACCTTTCCTGTTGACAAATACGGGGAAAGACAGAGAGGCAGAAGGGAAGAGAAAGAATAATGCTTAAACGCCTGGCATATTTTAATAAAGTGCCTGAGTGATTGCTGCCCTTTGTGTTTGTCAACTTACATGTGTATCATTTATCAGGCCAAATGGCCGATGAGAGCTGTTTGAAAAAGTGGTACTTTTTATCCAAACACGAatgcaaatatttcaaaacTACTGGATTGTTTTAGGCTAAGGCAGCAGATGAACTTGCCCGTCGTCAAGCCAGTGACGTTAACCTCCCTGAAGATCATTATCATCCATGGAGTCTACCTAAAGGAAACTTTAAGCACAGAATGCTCTCAACAGGTTAGcatgtttaaaatttttcttaaGAGTATAAACTATTGTATGTACAGTTTTCGTCTTCTACAGCTTTAAATTGTTGTACAAACATTTTAGTGAGGCAATGTTTGTTACAGTTGATGGgccatttatttttgtttctttggtcTCTTAGTTGAAATCTAACTTGCACTCActgttaatattattgtttaagTCAATATTGACATCACACAATTGGGGGCATTCTAGCTCCACTCCCACGAGCAAGCACTAATAtcattatttcttttataataCGGAAACCATAtttttacatgtatgtatcaCTGGGTTGCAGCCATAGGCTATTATTCACGTTTGTACTTTACCTGGTTTTAGTTATTTCTGCAAGTTATATTCATTTGATTATAGGTTATAGACGGTGAGTCCTTAGCTAACAAAAGAACACTTTCCTCTTTTATCATGACCATGCAAGGTCTTTTCATTGAAACACCAGCTGACTGTGCTGTAAGGGAGCTGAAAGAAGAGACAGGAATAAAGCTTGATGCTGATGACATAAAGAACTGTGCTCAGATTGATTTGCCTCAAATTGATAATCTCAATCCTCACAAAGGTAAACTATTGAACAACTCTACATGCAGTCTAAAATACCGGTACTCTACAAAAATGCAAGTTAAGATTAATTTGGATTTTACATGTACCGGTATGTTGCTACCCATGTTTGAATTTTTACTGGTAGTTAATGTTTctttaggacggtgcctactattcttattgcgcataccttctgcgcatctcgagatactcggatttccaatGGGTTGTGCTTATCGCTTATCGATataccatgcatttttcagagataattaagcttcaatttggaaaagaatgccatacattgctttgtattttgaagctttttacaaatattgttgattattaTCTTCGACGAATGCGCATTTAAtaccccagttttctttttggatttcaataacacttgtaaagatctgcttttcccgcatattgagtaaactgcgcaaaaataccttagaattagtaggcaccgtctatAATTTGTTCGTTTCTCCGAAATTGAGGGTTATTTAATAAACGCAAGTTAGTTTTCTCAAAAGGATGACCCAGCTAGTGGAACAGGTGGAAGTCAGGGCATGGTTGTAAGAGGATCTGAAGTTCCAGGAAGTCCATATCTACTAAGTTGTGAGGTCACTGATCATGAGGAATATGGAGGTGTTACTAGGTGACACTGAAGatagtgtgaaataaaaatgagacagactattgatcgagttacgggttgagtttgagttgagtttgagttaagattgagttaaaattgagttaatattgagttacgatttttggcatttttggtacttaaatctaataaatattaagtagaaGTCACTGAGAAGACCATGAAACACCGTTTTGGTGAAGTGCACGGGTGTATATTTGCGAAATGGTTTAAACcgatcaaaacaatcttgaaatttgtacatacatacatacatacatatactaTTTGTTAAGGCAGGTCAGTTTGCGGCAACCTGAAGGCTGGTGTGGACCTGCCAACAACTTAATTAAAATCTATATTTATAAAaccttaaatgaaaataataaaaacttcTAAAATTTAAGaactaaaaatataaaaaatctgattgttttgatgttATCAGACAGGCCTCTTTTTCGAATTGAATTTGGTCCATTATCTTTGAGGCCTGTCtaagtttttgtttaaaaagttgATAGAAGGAAGCGTCCTTGATGGCTTCAGGAATTAAATTCCAAACAATGGGCCCTCTATAGCTTACACTATTTCAGCCAATGTTGCTATTGTACAGTACATGCAAGAAGTGATTAATACgccttaaattataattaatattAGTGTTGCGTGTTTCGAATTGGGCTGTGAATTAGGTAAACTATTATGATAGACCTGGTACATTATAGAAGTGAGCCTACGCTTGTAAATATAGACTAGTGGTTTCCATTTTACAAATTCAAGAACGTTAGTGTCAGGAGTTTCGGTAGGGAGTTTGTGGActagtacaaggaaaggttacgtttatacaaacgctggccgtgtagcacttatacctcaaacagagttaactgaatagagtgtaatgtgaagtgctagatttcagtcccatatgaaccatgtgagcgttagccctacagatggaaatgggcccacacaaggacagagaaaaaccccGAGCAGGGCGGGAaccgaacccacgaccctcggtCCAGATCCCCGCCGCTCCACCGACCGAgccacaaggccagacgggagcaggccgtgggaagtgaagatgttaaagtcacggcaatgaacacgGCATGAGGTCTAGCGCTtcgcattacactctattcagttgacTCAGTTTGTGGACTAGTTTGGCTGCCAAAGTATAAAATGTAGATGGTGAACAAGATCCCCAAATAGCGAATGACGTAAGTGGTGTTTGGTACAATCCCTTTGAATTATATTTCTTTTAGCTTTCCTCCAAACTTAGTGTGCAGTGCTTTAACTTGGGGTTTCCAGTTCAGTTTATAGTCGACTTCAACCCCTAAGCAAGTGGATTTAGTGGTGAAGTGAATGTAAGAATTTCCGAACATAAGAGGTCTTAATGGACAAACAAAAGCATGGCTGGAAATTAGCATAGCCACAGTCTTTCCAGTGTGAACGGTCAGATGATTCCTACAGCACCATACTCTGAAGTCGTTTAAAATGTGGTTTAACGCATCAATAGTTTCTTTGACCTCTTTCCCAATGTAGTATATagtagtgtcatctgcaaacaTATGGATACATCCGATTTCGGACGAATTTGTCACGAATTTGGTAAGTCGTTGACATATATTGCAAAGAGTCTGGGTCCCAGTAGAGAACCTTGGGGAACACCGATGTTACACCGATGGCAATTTGTCGTAGCTTTGATCTTGCGCCGTTGACATTGACAAATTGGGTTCTTTCATCAAGGTACCTTGCAATCCACTCGTGGAATACACCAGAGACTCCTAAgtctcttttccttttcctttctcatccgcaaatttgcatacacAAAACTGTGGTCAGATATTCCCATGTGAGACACACCAGCCGAAGTGATTTTCTCTGGATGTCTAATAATTATCAAATCGATTCATGTTTGTGCTACATCAGAAATTCTGGTCGGTTCTTTTACGATGCATTTCATTCAATATGATCTTAAAATACGCAGAAGGCGTCTGCCAAAATGAGATTCCACATCTTCATTCCTTTTAAAGGACAAGTCGGAGTTTAGGTCGCCCataattacaatattttttcTTGTAGACCAGACCTTCTCAAGCATGAAGTTAAATGTGCCATAGAAGGAAAGATCCGTTGGCGGTCTGTACggaaaccggtcgtttcgccaacgagTCGTTTCGCAAACCGTCAGTTCGCAAACGTGTTGGGTCGATTCGCAAACGTCCGATAGTCGTTTCATATATTACGCGTACTCTTCATTGTGTTCAAGGCTAAATCAATAAAAGCTTGCGTGTAAAGCGATTACATAAACAAGTGAAGATTCAGACCGAAATAAAAATTCAGACGAAAGAAAATTTTCGGAGAAAGGGgttcggcttatagccgagagTCTAGATTTTATCCCTTAGCAATGACGTTTCTGCCCATCCCGAGGCCTCCCCAGTAACTTTCCATTTGGTGGAGCAAGGAACGAAGCGCCGGAAAACAATGCTTGTAGAGAGCCTAGGGTTCACCAACAATGTAAATTCTAAGCGATCTTACGCGACTTACTGGCAATGCACTGTCCGTCCAAAAGGCAATGCTTGTAAGGTGTCGATAGCCGAGAGGGACGGAAAATTCCAAGCGGGGAAGAATCCACACAACCATGCAACGGAGGTTGGAGCTGTGATCGCGAAGAAAATCGTCACtaaagtaaaagaaaaggcCCTGGAGGACAAATTCAAGCCAGCTGCGGCAATAGTGAATGAGGTAAGAAAGATACGCCTTACAGTTGAATAACAAATCCTCTGATAACAAATTGTTCCTTAACAGGTTAGATTAGCAATTAGGGTTCGGTTAAGTTCCTATAtaaacaagctttcttttatCTTGTATTTAGGTCCTGTTGGATGAATTAACAGAAGCTCCTTGTCCAGCCCTTCCCAAACCGGAGTACATAGCAAGGACCGCTATCCGCCTTCGCCAACCGCTAGTGGAAGAGTGTGTTCCAGCTGGATTCTCCCAGGAGGACGTACAAGTGAAGGACCGACGCCACTTAATATTTGCCAGACAAGAGCAGTTAGACATATTGGCCAGAGCGAAGTCCTGGTACGTCGATGGCACCTTCAAGCTTGTACGACATCCCTTTAAGCAGCTCCTTAGCGTCAATGCGTTTGTTAGATCCGGTGAATTTGCCAAACAAGTGCCGCTGGCTTTTATTATGACAACCTCTTATGTTAGATATAAGAACTCTCGGGACCATAAACCTCAATGTTCTTACTTACACtttccacatttttaaattcactTTCAGGTATTGAGGAGAGTCATCGAGTTGCTGCCGAGTGAACTAGCCGTCCGACAGGTTACCCTTGACTTTGAGAAGGCCATGTGGCTGGCGTTTCGGTCGATCTTTGCGGCAGTGCAGATACAAGCCGTATGGAGAAAGGTAGTTAgatcaaacaacaacaaagattTAAAATGACTCTTCCGGATATAGAATTTTCAATATCATACCTAATGATGTCGTACTTGTTGCCGatcattttcccgcctttttaaGTCGTGTGATTAATGCTCACCAGTtcccggttgtttgaaagccgattagctttttggtgaaaagtttgttttgcttatttttgtttttcaagattgacttcttctaacgtaaagttttgccaaatatcagcgttgaacagcacttgggagtagagaaataaactccttggctaatttttaatctgggattagcgttaaccctaaccctaacacctGCATTGCTAACATATTTGTTGTTCTTTGTAAAAGGTACAAGAGGTAGGACTCCAGATGGCATATACCAAGGATGACAGTGTTCACCGCTACATTAGAAAGCTGATGGCCCTACCCTTCCTGCCGTTCCACGAGATCAGATCAATGTTCGTCCGCCTCTGTGTTCAGGCCCAAACACAGCCCCTTCGTGATCTAGTTCATTACATTAAACTATTGAAGGCAATGGATAGAGAACACCATCTTCACACCCAAGGAATGGAGCGTATACCAGCAGCCGATTCGCACGAACAATGACATTGAAGGATGGCATAATGCGCTAAATAGAAGAGCAGGCGGGCAGAGCGGGCTTCCCCTGTATTCGCTGATCGATCTACTTGACAGAGAGGCCAGACTAAGTGCCGTCACAATCAGACTTGTTTCAGAGAACAAAAGCGTATGCAACGGAAACTGTACATAAACCTCCAAGCCAGGCTCTTTGACGTCTGGGAGCAATATGACAACTGTTCACGTCTAAACGGCCCAGCTCGTGCgcaataaactttatttgtaATATAGTATTATAGTTAAATTAAGTTACCTGAGCTAGTTGTGTCATTTTAAGTGTGTAttgtttcaagtgaagttaacATATGAATCTTAATTTAGAATCAGTAGTCTGTataatatattttcttttcaaattcgAGTTCACCTTTCATCTTTTATGTCCGCGAGTTTGGGTTCTACGATGCGACATTTTAATTCCACGATGCGAAATTTGAATTCCTATTCGAGTTCACATTTGATCTTTTATGTCCGCGATTCTACATTAgagccgatttacacgatacgattttgtcgcatgcgacaagctcacgacaggcctacgacatgacttacgattgccgcagcgttttaaaacatgttttaaaatgctacgacattttttctgacgtacacaacaatcgtaaatcatgtcgtgggcctgttgtgagcttgtcgcatgcaacaaaatcgtatcgtgtaaatcggcccttagaagTTTGCGAAACGACTATCGGACGTTTGCGAATCGACCCAACACGTTTGCGAACTGACGGTTTGCGAAACGACTCGTTGACCGACATTCGTCTTTACACACAAACAATTAGCCATGTTTGAGATTGGCATTTTACATTTATCCTTACTCCTTCGATTGTGCTAGGAACTTCCATATGCTGCTAAGGAGTCCTTGTAATACAATAGAACCCCGCCGCCATTTCTGTCGCGATCGTTACGAATTGTGAAATATCCCTCGATTCCAATGTCCTCGTCGGTGGTGTCATTTGCCAGCTTGGTCTCCGTTATGGCAAGAATGTCAAGACTAGTTTAACTAGTAACATACGAATCTCCGATAGCTTTTTCTTCAGACCGTTTACGTTGATGTGACCAAGTTTTAAACCTAGGTGCTCGTAAAGATTGTGGTTGATGGCAGTAAATTCATCGATTGATCGATTCCAATTATGGTTTGAGTCGCCTGTAAGAATAGTGTTGTTTCATTCTCATTCGTTGGCAGCTCTGAACAGACGTTACAAAAGCACTGAAGATCAAGATTATCAGCATACGACCTGTAATTTTCTAGTTGCATGTCCACACATTGTTGTCTTACGTGAAACCATCCATTACACAAGTCACAGCAGATACCACGTTGGTTGCTTTGGACTGGCTTCTTACAAATCCCACACGGATCCAAGATATTACGAGGGCCAGGATTTGGGCAAATATCTCCACTCAAGAGTAAAAGAGACAGGAACAGCCACgtgtttgattttctttcagGAGTGATACAAAATGCTCTCCCGGTGTCCTAGCGGAATTGGACCCCTCGGTCCagatttggacccccccccccccccccccggtccATATctgctagcggatttggacgCCCGGGGTCCATATCTGttgaaaactggaaactagtgttacAAGAGCTttagtttgattgacatgtgacaGGAATTACATCTTATCGAGTTTTTGGCGGTAATATATTTTGTGTATTGGCGGAATTATATCTCGGAAATCTTAGGAAATCGTCTCTACCAGGAATTGTATTGTGAAAGGAAGTTATCTGTCATTAAAGAGTTTTGATCATTAAAACATTtggtgccgagacccgggagTGAAGGATTGAAAGAGTGAAAAAATGAATTAACCTCGTGTAAACATGTCGTCGGAACCCAATAAACGACTGAAGAAATCCATGGTCCGCGAAAGTCATCGCGCACTTGTTAGGAAACAATCCTCGCGGCACAGGAACAAATTGATAAACGGGGAGATCCTACCGTTTTGAAGAAGCTCAAATCCTTGCGATGTACCCTGCTGGATAAATTATCGGAGGTCAAAATATTGGACAGTGAAATTATCGATTTGGTAGACGAAACGAGAATAGAAGAAGACGTGAGAAATAGCTGTGACTTCGCCAGCGCTATTCAAGCCTGCATAGTCGACCTAGAAACAGCAATAGAAGCTGAGGAAAATACTGGAAAGGGTCAGGATAAACAAGGAACGACATTGGGCTCGCAAAACTCTAACTCGAGTATTCAGGCGGGAATACAATCAAACGCGTCAACGATTCCGACCCACGCAAAGTTGCCCAAACTGGAATTGAGAAAATTTTCAGGTGACCCAATCAACTGGCATCCCTTCTGGGAATCGTTTGAATCGGCCATTCTTAAAAACACCACCTTAAGCGACGTGGAAAGAATTCAGTATCTCAAGTCGCTCCTTGAAGTTTCTGCAGCCCAGACAATTTCTGGTTTAGCATTGACAAGCTCGAATTACGACCACGCGGTCCAACTTCTAGACAAGCGCTTCGGAAATAAACAAGTCATTATTTTGAAAGACATCGAATTGCTCATGCAACTTCCAAAAGTAAGCGACGGGAGCGAGAGAAACCGCTCAAGAGGAAGATAGAAATGACTGACATCAGTATGGAAGATCAGAATATTGCTACGAATCTCTGGTACAAAGACGTTCAAgccaaacttgaagaaaaggagaaatcaAGTTCGACTTGGGAACAGTTAGGAGTCTTTAAGGATGCCAACGGACTTCTGCGATGCAAGGGACGAATCCAGAAGTCTTCACTTCCATGCTCAACAAAACATCCCATTGTGTTATCTAGAAAGCAGCATTTCACTAAGCTCGTGACCATGCAGTCCCACGAAAACGTGAATCACAATGGAGTTGGAGAAACTCTTACTGAAATCCGATCACAATTCTGGATAATCAAAGGAAGGCAAGCTGTTAAGGATGTACTTTCCAAGTGTGTTACGTGCAAGAAATTACAAGAAAGAGCCTACAGCTCTCCACCTACTCCACCACTACCTGCATTCCGAGTTTCAGAGGAAATGGCTTTCTCTTAAGTAGGTGTGGACTTTGCCGGACCCTTGTACGTGAAGAATATATACTTATCCAAGGGAGAAATGTACAAGTGTTACATTGCTCTGTGTACATGTGCTAGTACAAGAGCTTTGCACCTTGAACTTACGGCAGACCTCTCCGCCAATTCGTTCTTAAGAGTGCTGAAGCGATTCTTCGGTAGAAGAGGACCACCGACTCTTTTCATTTCAGACAACGGGAAAACTTTCCGAGATGCAAAGGTTAAGAAGTTTGCTCTTGATCGGAACATTGACTGGAAATTCAATGTACCCACAGCCAGCTGGTGGGGCGGATTCTTCGAAATCTGTGTGAAACTTGCGAAAAGGTGTCTCAAGAAAGTGCTCGGAAATGCGAAGTTGAGTTATGAAGAGTTAGACTCAGTGTTGATCGAAACTGAAGGCGTTTTGAATTCTAGGCCATTGACCTATGTCTACGATGAGCTAACAGAAACTCCACTTACGCCTTCTCATCTTGTAATTGGTCGTCGACTTCTAGATCAATCTCCTGCCATCACAGTACCTGTAAACACTTTGCCTAGACGAGAGAGATATTTAGACGGTCTTCTCACCCATTTCAGAAATCGATGGAAGAAAGAATATCTTACAGGTATCCGCGAGTACCAGAAACTCAAGGGAGGTGAACCAACAAGGACAATTCAAGTAGGCGACGTTGTGCACATCTATTCTGACAAGACACCCAGACAACAGTGGAGAATGGGAAAAGTAGAGAAACTGTTACAGGGACAAGACAACGTTGTGCGCGCAGCAGAAGTGGTAACAGTAGATATTTCTCTCCGCAAGACTCGCTTAAAACGTCCAATTCAAAAGCTCTATCCTCTTGAAATCAACGTGTGTGACGAACACGACAGAACAGGACAGTTTGACAGTGGAATGAACATTCAGATAGTTAGAGATGAAGACATCCCTACAGTGATCACTGCTCCATGAACTGTCTGACCGTATCTTGAGCGTTTGACACTGAAGCTAAAGAGCTAAATTAGGTTTTGCGTTAAATCAGTCTGATTTGTTTAAGCTTTCTTGATTGACTTTGACGTCAATCAGGGTGGAGTGTGTTCAAAATTGGAAACTAGTGTTACACGAGCTttagtttgattgacatgtgacaGGAATTACATCTTATCGAGTTTTTGGCGGTAATATATTTTGTGTATTGGCGGAATTATATCTCGGAAATCTTAGGAAATCGTCTCTACCAGGAATTGTATTGTAGAAGGAAGTCATCTATCATTAAAGAGTTTGGATCATTAAAACAATATCCGctagcgaatttggacccccctccgcggatttggaccccttaACAAAACTCAGTAAAAACATTACCATACATAATTTTCTTACATAATTTTCTTGTAGAAAGTGATAATAATTCAAAAAGTAGGTTTTTAAAGATGTTGTTCTCAGCATTGCGTCTCATCAATGTAAGATTTTCGTTAAATTAACCTGTAGTTGTAAGTTTGTTGTTTATCTCTGGAATGAAAACGAAACGTGAAATTTGAAATCGTTTGTTTCtctgtttgtttttctcttgaagaagggtgaaatataaaataataacaaacgtTGAATGCGTGAAAGCTATTGCTCGAGTCTCGACTTTTTAAAACTTCCGATAACTCCAACCAAAAGCCTTTCCACTTCACTTAGTCAACGCAATTTCTCGAAATAGGCTTTATTTTTACGAAGGTTCGAAAAAAATCGGGAATTCGCAGTTCGTGTTCCACACAACTGAAATGCTTTTGCGTACGAACTAGCGGATGGGAATGACCCGTCGGAAGTTTCCTTTGATCAAGGAAAAATGCGTCAACATTTAGTTCAATGCTTAGAGAAAGGACGTTTAGAAGCTTTTCCAAGACAGTTGAACACTGCTAGAttcaataagacacaaacatATAATTCGAATAGTCCAGAATATTATAGACTTTAACGAATGACTTAAGAATGCTAGAAACTGTtaaaggaaggaaaaattagaAAATACGTTGCTTCACATCAGAATAAGAAGGGATTTGCTATAGTTCGAAATTAATAGTAAGTTTGTTGTCATTTAATTCATGGGTAGGCTATTCTACTAACTTAAATAGATGTCACAAATGAAACGATATGTCCGATTTCTTTGTCAATTATAGTACGCGATCGTGTGTTGAAATCTTAATGGACATCACCTAAAAGCTTGCAGTTAGAATAAATTAGGAAAAAGGAAtgttttgtggggggggggggggggcccaaGTCTGCAAAGGGGGGGccaaatccgctgtgacaccggCACCAAAGCCAACATGGCGCCGACTTCCTCGACTCTGAGAGTAGAACCAACAGAATCCTTCGTAATCTAATCCATCCTTTCTTGTACTGCCCCAGAAAGTACCAAAACAGGCTTCTGATCGAGCGCAGATTTTGGGACCGTACTTAAGAGAACCAGCCTTTTCAAAAAAAGCAATGAGGTGCAGATATAGTAGGAGCAATTTAAAGCACGTGTGACTGGCAGCCATCCTTTTTTGAATCTTCAGAAATTTTTATAGTATGTCAGTTTTAAAATCCAATTCAGGTAGTTGTTCGCTTTAGTTGTTCGCTTTGTCCAATACATGCGATAATGATGCATAAGGAGTAATTATCAGAAAATGGGGCTCAAAAATTTTCCATGTCCTTTTTCAGCTTAGTGACACGTGATGACTACACTTAAAGGGTTGCAAGTTAAATAGCAACTTAAATGAATCTACATTTAAACATATAGTTGAGAAAGACGTAATAAAAGGATAGACTAACCTAATAATAACCTGGGACTCCTTCGATtagactactgtctgttttgctgttgtatggtctcatcgatcagtagttCCTTAATAAGATTATGTCAAGCCGACCACTTGGCTGTTGAACAGCGTATTCTTTTCGACTAGTTTGTAcgatctttaacatcccacagagtttatgaacattgaaggttgtgagacgggacctgcgatttatagtccttattcgcgAAGACTTGGAAAGTCTAaccactttctcctcaattattttaagagtGTTGcgggtccggccggagtcgaactcacgatctcctGCATAACAAACTGAACCACCGGCGCGCGGTTGTTCCTTCTAGCGATCAAGTCTATCGACGCAGAAAAGATGTCTTGTTGTAAGGCTAAGGATGAGATTTACTGTTTAGCCAGCTTATAGCCCCGGCGGCTGAACGATGAAACGTACCGTTTGCCCTCCAGCAGCGAGGTTTCCATGATCGGTTTTCACATAAAACGTTGAGCCGCATGAGGGTTCATGTAAAAGATCGAATCCGGAACCTGGAACGCGTTTTTTCCCTTACTGACCCTAGCCTATGAAGTGATTTTGTCAGTTCTCATTTAtgtacttgcaaaaacaaatgaaaccgtgcacgaaaaccaaaattaattaacaagtaaataaattatgaGAAATAACAATAAACTGCTTTATGCAACACGATTTAAAGTTTGCAAGTTTTAGGATGGTGAAAGTGTGGACAGAAAGAAATGTCTATCGTGATTTGTTCAGATCAGAGATgttctttcaatttcaatactctgatttcaaaacttgtttgtAGACCTTTTTTAACCGGTTGAGTAGGGATCCAGACagacaattttaaattaacaattaaagatcACCACTTCCAACGGTTGCCGACGACTCTGCGGTTCACTATCAACATTCCATATCGGAGTCTTGCCATGTAGAAATTGGAAACAGAAGGTGAGTGAAACAAACTTCTtttcatagtgttttcactGATTAGTAACAAGTCATATTTTAGAAAGGGGCCAGTATAGATTCCGAAAAACTATGCGAATCGCACCCGTGACCGTTCAAGTCACAAAGTCAACTCGCGTGACACTCTCCGGGCTGCAGGTCTAATACACGTGTCACTTTTGGCGGGttactcgttgcaggtcattattttaccttttggaaacaGTAACTAACCCAAAACCCTAATTGATTTGGGTAACCCTAGACCTAAAATTgggttttaggcctagggttagacaaattgagggttttgggttactttcgaaaaggtaaaacaatgacctgcaagtacGAGTGTTTCCAGCAGTTTTGTCAAACTGAAAGTGACCTTTGTTTTAGACTCCAcccaatctcggtcataaatttcTGGGACACTTGATGCCACACATAAGTTCACTCCTTCCCCCCTTTTTTGTAcgtttttgggaaaaaaaactattgacttttctCATTTAAAGTTATAGCgcgatcaacattgaaaaggggggaagg from Montipora capricornis isolate CH-2021 chromosome 2, ASM3666992v2, whole genome shotgun sequence includes the following:
- the LOC138038983 gene encoding uncharacterized protein — protein: MLVESLGFTNNVNSKRSYATYWQCTVRPKGNACKVSIAERDGKFQAGKNPHNHATEVGAVIAKKIVTKVKEKALEDKFKPAAAIVNEVLLDELTEAPCPALPKPEYIARTAIRLRQPLVEECVPAGFSQEDVQVKDRRHLIFARQEQLDILARAKSWY